The following proteins come from a genomic window of Methanosarcina sp. MTP4:
- a CDS encoding proton-conducting transporter membrane subunit, translating into MSFLMEHLPILLIAVPLLMAPLTILTKSSPGLQKALDMVASVGLLALSGLLLSSVWNGGITVYEVGEFGKYGIVLVADLLSASMVGLNCLIGCMGLIYSYDYIESKSLNLTYHSLYNLMLAGINGIFLTGDIFNLFVFFEIMLLSSGALIVANETSTVTKISDKMEATMKYIVLNMLGSNVMLIAVASLYASIGSLNMADIAIKVRILAEAGTLPWHMYAIGLLFIIVFGGKAAVFPLHYWLPDVHPTAPSPISAMLSGVIIKIGAYGILRVLFVIFAPLQGVFGPILLMMALITIGLGATSAIGQNDVKRLLAYSSVSQIGYVFLGFGMGAVAYSEGLVAGATLIIAASFVYLVNHALAKSMLFLTSGGIIHHAGTRDMRKMGGMINSNPLMAGAFLVGAMSIGGVPPMGGFIAKFSLFDAGLRSEFYIPILIALLFAVFTLFYMFRGWMLIFWGERDPQYGEYSHHKLSFLMVGPILLLAALVLIFGIYAEPVLDIAQTIAAQVIDPQPYIDAVLVRVIR; encoded by the coding sequence ATGAGCTTTTTAATGGAACATCTTCCAATTCTCCTGATTGCCGTTCCCCTTTTAATGGCTCCTCTCACGATCCTGACCAAATCTTCTCCGGGGCTGCAAAAGGCACTGGATATGGTGGCAAGTGTTGGGTTGCTGGCTTTAAGCGGGCTCCTGCTCTCTTCGGTCTGGAATGGCGGGATTACGGTTTATGAAGTTGGAGAATTCGGGAAGTACGGGATCGTGCTTGTAGCCGACCTCCTCAGTGCTTCGATGGTAGGTCTCAACTGCTTAATCGGTTGTATGGGTCTGATTTACTCCTACGATTATATCGAAAGTAAATCCTTGAACCTGACTTACCATTCCCTGTACAACCTGATGCTAGCCGGGATCAACGGTATCTTCCTGACCGGGGATATCTTCAACCTGTTTGTCTTCTTCGAGATCATGCTGCTCTCCTCGGGAGCTTTGATCGTTGCAAACGAAACCTCAACGGTTACGAAGATCTCGGACAAGATGGAAGCCACTATGAAGTACATTGTCCTGAACATGCTCGGGTCAAACGTGATGTTGATTGCCGTAGCTTCTCTCTACGCTTCCATCGGTTCCCTGAACATGGCTGACATTGCCATTAAGGTCAGGATTCTTGCCGAGGCAGGAACCCTTCCCTGGCACATGTATGCTATCGGGCTGCTCTTCATCATCGTATTCGGAGGAAAGGCAGCAGTCTTCCCTCTGCACTACTGGCTTCCGGATGTGCACCCCACAGCTCCGTCCCCGATTAGTGCAATGCTGAGTGGTGTGATTATTAAGATCGGAGCTTATGGCATACTTAGGGTCCTCTTTGTGATCTTTGCTCCCCTTCAAGGGGTCTTTGGACCGATTCTCCTCATGATGGCTCTGATTACCATAGGACTTGGAGCAACCTCTGCCATAGGGCAAAATGATGTTAAGCGTCTACTGGCTTATTCCAGTGTCTCTCAGATCGGATACGTCTTCCTGGGTTTTGGAATGGGTGCAGTCGCATATTCAGAAGGTTTGGTGGCTGGAGCCACTTTAATCATTGCAGCGTCTTTTGTCTATCTGGTAAACCACGCTCTTGCAAAGAGCATGTTGTTCCTTACTTCCGGTGGAATCATCCACCATGCGGGGACAAGGGATATGCGCAAGATGGGTGGCATGATTAACAGCAATCCTTTAATGGCCGGTGCTTTCCTTGTGGGAGCAATGTCCATTGGAGGGGTGCCCCCGATGGGCGGGTTCATTGCCAAGTTCTCACTCTTTGACGCAGGTCTCAGGTCTGAGTTCTACATACCGATTTTGATAGCCCTGTTGTTTGCAGTCTTCACTCTGTTCTATATGTTCAGAGGCTGGATGCTTATCTTCTGGGGAGAAAGGGACCCGCAGTACGGGGAATATTCCCATCACAAATTGTCCTTCCTGATGGTGGGCCCTATCCTGCTCCTGGCAGCACTTGTGCTGATTTTCGGAATATATGCAGAGCCTGTCCTGGATATTGCACAGACAATTGCAGCACAGGTCATAGATCCACAGCCTTATATTGATGCAGTATTAGTGAGGGTGATAAGATGA
- a CDS encoding Na+/H+ antiporter subunit E — MKRRLIVYLGLPVIWCLVSGQVTIGSLFLGFIFGMVVVQPFSKLYRLDEVVTPTGDWLAKIPKKLVYFYVLIKEIIKANIVVAKIVLSPKIDINPGIIRVPIRTKTNIGITGIANTITLTPGTLTVDISDDNTALFVHSIDASDPQGLRESIRDDLEKYVLEAFE, encoded by the coding sequence ATGAAGCGTCGTCTTATTGTTTACCTGGGACTCCCGGTCATATGGTGTCTGGTAAGTGGCCAGGTGACCATAGGCAGCCTTTTCCTGGGCTTCATCTTCGGAATGGTGGTCGTCCAGCCTTTCAGTAAACTCTACCGGCTGGATGAAGTTGTAACACCTACGGGAGATTGGCTTGCAAAGATCCCCAAGAAACTGGTGTACTTCTATGTACTGATCAAGGAGATCATAAAAGCGAACATCGTGGTCGCAAAGATCGTTCTTAGCCCAAAAATCGACATCAACCCCGGAATTATCAGGGTTCCCATAAGAACCAAGACCAATATCGGGATTACCGGTATTGCAAACACGATTACCCTGACTCCCGGGACGCTTACGGTGGACATCTCCGACGACAACACTGCGCTCTTCGTGCATTCGATCGACGCGTCAGATCCCCAGGGTCTCCGTGAATCCATCCGTGACGACCTAGAAAAATACGTGCTGGAGGCATTCGAATGA
- a CDS encoding cation:proton antiporter, protein MITLEQADFLALIIMVAATAPCIYRVLYGPTLPDRIAAEDAMGNALVVIFALYAFQASSIFLMDVAMLLAIISFVGTIVVAKYLDKGEVI, encoded by the coding sequence ATGATTACTCTGGAACAAGCAGACTTCCTGGCTCTGATAATTATGGTAGCCGCAACAGCACCGTGTATCTACAGGGTGCTCTACGGTCCGACCCTTCCGGACAGGATTGCGGCTGAGGATGCCATGGGTAATGCCCTTGTGGTGATATTCGCGCTCTACGCTTTTCAGGCGAGCTCGATCTTCCTGATGGACGTCGCCATGCTCCTTGCAATCATCTCCTTTGTGGGGACAATTGTGGTTGCAAAGTATCTCGATAAAGGGGAGGTGATCTGA
- the mnhG gene encoding monovalent cation/H(+) antiporter subunit G, with protein sequence MAVELALVADILSIISLLVGIFFLSVGMIGLLRLPDVYNRLHATTKVGTLGAFGVLLSILFQEGITPMGIKAFTVGLFILLTSPISGHMIARAAYRMGVKFCDGTCIDEYAGQRKD encoded by the coding sequence ATGGCAGTTGAACTGGCACTCGTGGCAGATATCCTTAGCATTATCAGCCTGCTTGTAGGGATCTTCTTCCTCTCTGTGGGCATGATCGGTCTCCTGCGTCTGCCTGATGTTTACAACAGGCTGCACGCAACCACCAAGGTCGGTACCCTCGGGGCTTTCGGGGTTCTCCTGAGCATCCTGTTTCAGGAAGGTATTACCCCCATGGGCATCAAAGCCTTTACAGTAGGGCTTTTCATCCTCCTGACTTCCCCGATTTCCGGACACATGATTGCCCGGGCGGCATACAGGATGGGAGTAAAGTTCTGTGATGGCACCTGCATTGATGAGTACGCAGGACAGAGAAAAGATTGA
- a CDS encoding pentapeptide repeat-containing protein translates to MSYLQGYASVGKLKIAGSLNEGSLNEGSLNEGSLNEGSLNEGSLNVGSLNEGSLNEGSLNEGSLNVGSLNAGSLNEGSLALFIWKIEPPQEGTEISRELMRMIQKG, encoded by the coding sequence ATGAGTTATCTTCAAGGCTATGCATCTGTTGGGAAACTCAAGATTGCAGGTTCGCTTAATGAAGGTTCGCTTAATGAAGGTTCGCTTAATGAAGGTTCGCTTAATGAAGGTTCGCTTAATGAAGGTTCGCTTAATGTAGGTTCGCTTAATGAAGGTTCGCTTAATGAAGGTTCGCTTAATGAAGGTTCGCTTAATGTAGGTTCGCTTAATGCAGGTTCGCTTAATGAAGGTTCGCTTGCACTTTTTATATGGAAGATTGAACCCCCGCAAGAAGGCACAGAAATTTCCAGAGAACTCATGAGGATGATTCAAAAAGGATAG
- a CDS encoding metallophosphoesterase, translated as MKINQTEESDIMLIVHLSDIHFSEAYYLPEIADAMIESINRYSPDIVVITGDLTENGLFAMSGSKGCLQGRKRTGCGYDNLSKLRDYRMYRYS; from the coding sequence ATGAAAATAAACCAGACAGAGGAATCAGATATCATGCTAATTGTGCATCTTTCGGACATTCACTTTTCAGAAGCATATTATCTGCCGGAAATTGCGGATGCCATGATTGAAAGTATAAACCGGTATTCTCCGGATATTGTTGTAATTACGGGGGATCTGACGGAAAACGGGCTCTTCGCCATGTCCGGGTCCAAAGGGTGTTTGCAGGGGAGAAAAAGAACTGGCTGTGGATACGATAATTTAAGTAAGTTGCGGGACTATCGAATGTACCGGTATTCTTGA
- a CDS encoding hydantoinase/oxoprolinase family protein, whose amino-acid sequence MKLGLGIDTGGTYTDAVIMDLSEGKVLASNKALTTHSNLIEGIENVIAGLDQEYLEHVKLVSVSTTLATNSTLEGKGHHAGLILSGYSVSGEVPARDMVTVNGGHDSKGNEIGRLDLAAVEEFVSNTKNRLSSYAVSSYFAIRNPEHELAIKETVERLTSKPVVCGHELSLDLGAYERAVTATLNARLIPINSHFIRAVLSVMEVRNIRAPLMVMKCDGSLARIEDAVEKPVESIFSGPAASLVGAAHISGLKNCVAVDIGGTSTDIALIENGVPEISENGAIVGNWRTMVRAVRIQTSALGGDSHVWVQKKLCIGPHRVVPLCLAASRYPSLVDRLLEGEKPSERIMDDILQPTSFFVRSGHPDSEEDLHSLNYVIEFELNDYERRVLDLIEYEPISVYDISEKIGKHPLYFAKALRSLVQKHCICHIGFTPTDALHVLGDYEAWDRAASLLGAELLGRHLGLDEEGFSREIKKNFAKNVALDLLTFLAKDFKRENLEKLMEGSRFMKYKITTPVVMIGAPVKAYVSELREFIDADIRVPEFHEVGNAVGALVGNIIKRSEILVRPVGSGSDRYHVFSEKERKVADSYTEALDYGFELMEQLIFEHMDGHGLLKEQVRFDLERKDFNPGYGASKETRLSGLGVGSPLKLK is encoded by the coding sequence ATGAAACTCGGTCTGGGAATCGATACCGGAGGCACATATACTGATGCCGTTATTATGGATCTTTCGGAAGGGAAAGTTCTTGCTTCCAATAAAGCATTAACGACGCATTCGAACCTGATTGAAGGAATTGAAAACGTAATTGCAGGTCTGGACCAGGAATATCTGGAGCACGTCAAACTTGTTTCCGTTTCTACGACTCTTGCCACCAACTCTACGCTTGAAGGAAAAGGCCACCATGCGGGTTTGATCCTTTCCGGCTACTCTGTGAGCGGGGAAGTCCCTGCCAGGGATATGGTGACCGTAAATGGAGGGCATGATTCAAAAGGAAATGAAATAGGTAGACTGGATCTGGCAGCTGTGGAGGAATTTGTCAGCAACACCAAGAACAGGTTATCTTCCTACGCAGTATCTTCTTATTTTGCCATCCGCAACCCCGAACATGAGCTTGCAATAAAGGAAACCGTAGAGCGCCTTACCAGCAAGCCCGTGGTCTGCGGGCATGAGCTTTCCCTGGACCTGGGAGCCTACGAAAGAGCGGTTACGGCTACTTTGAACGCCCGCCTGATCCCTATAAATTCCCATTTCATCCGGGCAGTCCTCTCAGTAATGGAAGTGAGAAACATCAGAGCTCCCCTGATGGTCATGAAATGCGACGGCTCCCTGGCCAGGATAGAGGACGCCGTTGAAAAGCCGGTTGAGTCCATTTTTTCAGGGCCTGCAGCAAGTCTTGTAGGGGCTGCGCACATCAGTGGACTGAAAAACTGTGTTGCAGTGGACATAGGGGGCACCAGTACCGATATAGCCCTTATCGAGAACGGGGTCCCGGAAATCAGTGAAAACGGTGCTATCGTAGGGAACTGGAGGACAATGGTCCGGGCAGTCAGGATCCAGACTTCGGCACTGGGTGGGGACAGCCACGTCTGGGTACAGAAAAAACTCTGCATAGGACCTCACAGGGTCGTCCCTCTCTGCCTTGCAGCTTCCCGTTATCCTTCCCTTGTGGACCGGCTGCTGGAAGGGGAAAAACCTTCTGAAAGGATAATGGACGATATCCTCCAGCCAACCAGCTTCTTTGTCAGGAGCGGGCATCCGGATTCCGAAGAAGACCTGCATTCTCTTAATTACGTAATCGAGTTCGAACTTAACGATTACGAACGCCGGGTCCTTGACCTGATAGAATATGAGCCGATTTCGGTTTATGACATCTCGGAAAAAATCGGGAAGCATCCCCTTTACTTTGCAAAAGCCCTGCGTTCCCTGGTCCAGAAGCACTGCATCTGTCATATTGGGTTTACTCCCACGGATGCTCTCCATGTGCTGGGGGACTACGAAGCCTGGGACAGGGCGGCTTCTTTGCTTGGGGCGGAACTCCTCGGCCGTCATCTGGGCCTGGATGAGGAAGGGTTTTCCAGGGAGATAAAGAAAAACTTTGCAAAGAATGTCGCTCTTGATCTGCTGACCTTTCTTGCAAAGGACTTCAAGCGGGAGAACCTTGAAAAATTGATGGAAGGCTCCAGGTTTATGAAGTACAAAATCACGACGCCTGTAGTGATGATCGGAGCCCCGGTGAAAGCTTACGTGTCCGAACTCCGGGAGTTTATCGATGCGGACATCAGGGTCCCCGAGTTCCATGAGGTGGGCAATGCCGTTGGAGCTCTTGTAGGAAACATAATCAAAAGAAGTGAAATTCTTGTCCGTCCGGTGGGGTCCGGGTCTGACCGATACCACGTTTTTTCGGAAAAGGAAAGGAAAGTCGCGGACAGCTACACGGAAGCCCTGGATTACGGGTTTGAACTCATGGAACAGCTTATTTTCGAGCATATGGACGGTCACGGGCTCCTGAAGGAGCAGGTCCGATTCGATCTTGAAAGGAAAGACTTCAATCCGGGATACGGAGCCTCGAAAGAGACCCGCCTGTCAGGTCTTGGGGTAGGAAGTCCACTGAAACTCAAATAA